The Streptomyces sp. SS1-1 genome has a segment encoding these proteins:
- a CDS encoding response regulator transcription factor, translated as MPTDRRPGRHIRVLLAEDQGMMRGALALLLGMEPDIEVVAQVSAGDAIVDAALTHRPDVALLDIELPGMSGLDAAAELRDQVPDCRVLILTTFGRPGYLRRAMEAGAAGFLVKDGPVEELAGAVRRVLTGETVIDPALAAAALSAGPNPLTARERDVLNASSDGATVADVSARLHLSESTVRNYLSSAIGKTGTRNRTEALREARQQGWL; from the coding sequence ATGCCGACGGATCGCCGGCCCGGGAGACACATCCGGGTGCTGCTCGCCGAGGATCAGGGCATGATGCGCGGGGCACTCGCCTTACTGCTCGGGATGGAGCCGGACATCGAGGTCGTGGCGCAGGTGTCGGCCGGGGACGCGATCGTGGACGCCGCCCTCACACACCGGCCCGACGTGGCCCTCCTCGACATCGAGCTGCCGGGCATGAGCGGCCTCGACGCCGCCGCCGAGCTGCGCGACCAGGTGCCCGACTGCCGGGTGCTGATCCTGACGACGTTCGGCCGGCCCGGCTATCTGCGGCGGGCCATGGAGGCCGGTGCCGCCGGCTTCCTCGTCAAGGACGGACCCGTGGAGGAGCTGGCCGGGGCCGTCCGCCGGGTGCTCACCGGTGAGACGGTGATCGATCCGGCGCTGGCCGCGGCCGCCCTCAGCGCCGGCCCCAACCCGCTCACCGCACGGGAGCGCGACGTACTGAACGCCTCCTCGGACGGCGCGACGGTCGCCGACGTCTCCGCCCGGCTGCACTTGTCGGAGTCGACGGTCCGCAACTACCTGTCCTCCGCCATCGGCAAGACCGGCACCCGCAACCGGACGGAGGCCCTGCGGGAGGCACGGCAGCAGGGCTGGCTCTGA